In Nocardioides sp. W7, the genomic stretch ACGGCGGCGCCGATCAGCACCGCGAGCGCGACGATGTAGAGCCACAGCAGTACGGCGATCGGCGCGGCCAGCGGCCCGTAGATCGAGCGCGAGTCGGCGGCGGTGGCCTGCAGCACCCAGCGCAGCACGTAGGAGCCGACGATCCAGGCGAACAGCGAGAACGTCGCACCCGGCAGGTTGAAGGTCCAGTTCGTCCGGACCGGCACCGACACGTGGTAGAGCGTCGCCAGGAAGCAGATGCACAGCACCACCACGACCGGCCAGTAGAAGAGCAGCAGCACGTCGGCGTTGTCGGGGATCCAGTCCTCCAGCTGCGACGGGCCGATCACCACGAGCGGGATCGCCACCACACCCGTCACCAGCGCCAGCACGTAGAGCACGAACGACAGCGCCCGGGTGCGGATGATCCCCCGCTCCCCGCCCAGCCCGTGCATGATCGTGATGGTGTCGACGAAGACGTTGAGCGCGCGCGACCCGGACCAGAGCGCCAGCACGAAGCCCAGCGAGATCACGTCGAAGCGGCCACCGCCCAGCACGTCCTTGATGGTCGGCTCGATGACCTCGTTGACAGCCCGCTCGGTCAGCAGCTGCGACGAGAGGTCGAGCACCGCCTGGCGCACGTCCTCGACCTCGGCCGCGGTGAACTGGCTCGTGACGTAGCCGATCGCGCCGGCGAGCGCGAAGACCAGCGGCGGCACCGACAGCACCGCGAAGAACGCTCCCTCGGCGGCCAGGCCGGTCACCCGGTAGCGCAGGCACGAGCCGACCGTGGCGACCACCAGACGCCAGAGCGTGTGGCGGGCTCGGACCCACCAGGGAGCCGGAGGCGCCGCACTCCCCGAGGTGGCCATGGCGCTTACCGTAGTTCCATGGGTACGCCGAGCCTCACCCCGCGCGCCGCGATCCGCACCGTCACCAACCAGGCGCCGCCGCTGGTCGGTCACAACGTCGTCGCGGCCGACCTGGCCCTCACCGAGGCCGTGGTCCGCCATGCGTCCGCGGAGGTGGTCGACGACCTGGTCGGCCTGGGTGCCGAGGCCGGATCGGCCGAGGCCCGGGAGCACGGCCGGCTCGCGAACGAGCACCACCCGCGGCTCACGCCGTACGACCGCTTCGGCAACCGGGTCGACGAGGTCGAGTTCCACCCGTCCTGGCACTGGCTGATGTCACGGGCCGTCGGGCACGGGCTGGCCGCGGCACCGTGGGAGGACGACTCCCCGCACGCGCACGTGCGCCGCGCGGCGGGCTTCATGGCCTGGTCGCACACCGAGCCGGGCCACGGCTGCCCGATCTCGATGACGTACGCCGCCGTGCCCGCGCTGCGCGCCGACGACGCGCTGGCCAAGGAGTGGACGCCGCTGCTCGCCTCGCGCACCTACGACCCGGGCGTGCGGCTCGCCTCCTCGAAGCTGGGGGCGCTCGCCGGCATGGGGATGACCGAGAAGCAGGGCGGCTCCGACGTCCGGGCGAACGTCACGCTCGCCCGGCCGTCCGACGACGGCACCTACACCCTGCACGGCCACAAGTGGTTCACCTCCGCGCCGATGAACGACGTGTTCCTGGTGCTCGCCCAGGCCGACGCCGGGGTGACGTGCTTCGTCGTACCCCGCGTGCTGCCGGACGGCAGCCGCAACCAGCTCGACGTCGTACGTCTGAAGGACAAGCTCGGCAACCGCTCCAACGCCTCCTCCGAGCTGGAGCTGGACGGCACCGTCGCGTTCCGGCTCGGCGACGAGGGCCGGGGCGTGCGGACGATCATCGAGATGGTCGCCGCCACCCGGCTCGACTGCGTGCTCGGCTCGACGTCGCTGATGCGGCGGGCGGTCTCCGAGGCCTCGTGGCACGCGGCGCACCGCTCGGCCTTCGGCTCGCTGCTCGCCGACAAGCCGCTGATGCAGAACGTGCTGGCCGACCTGGCCGTGGAGACCGAGGCCGCGACCGCCCTCGCCGTACGACTGGCAGCCGCCGTCGACCGGCGCGACGACCCGCACGAGGCGGCGCTGCGGCGGATCGCGCTGCCGCTGGCGAAGTTCTGGGTCTGCAAGCGCACGCCGGCGATGGTGGCCGAGGCGCTGGAGTGCCTGGGCGGCAACGGGTACGTCGAGGAGTCCGGCATGCCGCTGCTCTACCGCGAGGCGCCGCTGAACTCCGTGTGGGAGGGCTCCGGCAACGTCAACGCCCTCGACGTGCTGCGCGCGCTGAGCCGCGAGCCGGCGGCCCTGGACGCCTGGATCACCGAGGTCGGCCTCGCCCGCGGCGGCGACCCCCGGCTGGACCGGGCCACCGAGGACACCCTCGCGTTGCTCGGCTCGCTGCTCGGCGACCCCGCCTTGATGGAGGTCCAGGCCCGCCGGCTCGCGGGACGGATGGCGGCCGTGCTGCAGGGCTCGCTGCTGGTCCGCTTCGCCCCCGCCGAGGTGGCCGACGTGTTCTGCGCGTCCCGCCTCGGCGCGTCGTACGACGGCACGTACGGCGCCCTCGACGGCGGCGACCTGCGCGCGATCGTGGAGCGGACCACGCCGGTCGCCTGAGCAGCGTCGGTCAGGCTCAGCTCGCCGCGGGGCGGTGAGCTGTCCACCTTCCGCATCCGGACATCGGTGGACGGCTCACCGGCACGACGGCGGGTTGCGCGCGACACGCTCAGCGGCGGTGCGCCAGCCCCGGATCGGTCCCGCCCAAGGGTGGACAGTTCACCGCCCGCCGCCGCCCCGCCGAGGGCGACCTGCTCGCCGCCGGGCCGGCAATCAGTCAGACGGTCGACCGCTCCCGGGTCTCGTCGTCGGACGGCGACGCTCCTGCTGCCGACGCCGGCTCGGGGTCGTCGAGCATCGTCTCCTCGTCGAACGGGTCCTCGCCGTCGAGCACGCGGTCGAGCTGGGCGCGGTCCAGGCCGCCGGTCCAGTGCCCGATGAGGACGGTGGCGATCGAGTTGCCGGCGAAGTTGGTCACCGCCCGGGCCTCGGACATGAACCGGTCGATGCCGACGATCAGGCCGACGCCGTCGAGGAGCTCGGGCCGGTGCGAGGAGAGTCCGCCGGCGAGGGTCGCGAGCCCGGCGCCGGTCACGCCGGCGGCGCCCTTGGAGGCGATCATCATGAAGACCAGCAGCGAGATCTGCTCGCCGATGGAGAGCGGGTCGCCGAGCGCCTCGGCGATGAAGATCGACGCCATCGTCAGGTAGATGGCGGTGCCGTCGAGGTTGAAGGAGTACCCGGTCGGTACGACGACGCCCACGGTCGGCTTGTCGACACC encodes the following:
- a CDS encoding YihY/virulence factor BrkB family protein codes for the protein MATSGSAAPPAPWWVRARHTLWRLVVATVGSCLRYRVTGLAAEGAFFAVLSVPPLVFALAGAIGYVTSQFTAAEVEDVRQAVLDLSSQLLTERAVNEVIEPTIKDVLGGGRFDVISLGFVLALWSGSRALNVFVDTITIMHGLGGERGIIRTRALSFVLYVLALVTGVVAIPLVVIGPSQLEDWIPDNADVLLLFYWPVVVVLCICFLATLYHVSVPVRTNWTFNLPGATFSLFAWIVGSYVLRWVLQATAADSRSIYGPLAAPIAVLLWLYIVALAVLIGAAVNAAFDTVFPQSSTTRARLELMQRLRHLTSKDR
- a CDS encoding acyl-CoA dehydrogenase family protein, which codes for MGTPSLTPRAAIRTVTNQAPPLVGHNVVAADLALTEAVVRHASAEVVDDLVGLGAEAGSAEAREHGRLANEHHPRLTPYDRFGNRVDEVEFHPSWHWLMSRAVGHGLAAAPWEDDSPHAHVRRAAGFMAWSHTEPGHGCPISMTYAAVPALRADDALAKEWTPLLASRTYDPGVRLASSKLGALAGMGMTEKQGGSDVRANVTLARPSDDGTYTLHGHKWFTSAPMNDVFLVLAQADAGVTCFVVPRVLPDGSRNQLDVVRLKDKLGNRSNASSELELDGTVAFRLGDEGRGVRTIIEMVAATRLDCVLGSTSLMRRAVSEASWHAAHRSAFGSLLADKPLMQNVLADLAVETEAATALAVRLAAAVDRRDDPHEAALRRIALPLAKFWVCKRTPAMVAEALECLGGNGYVEESGMPLLYREAPLNSVWEGSGNVNALDVLRALSREPAALDAWITEVGLARGGDPRLDRATEDTLALLGSLLGDPALMEVQARRLAGRMAAVLQGSLLVRFAPAEVADVFCASRLGASYDGTYGALDGGDLRAIVERTTPVA